Proteins from a single region of Croceicoccus marinus:
- a CDS encoding acyl-CoA dehydrogenase family protein has translation MQRTIFEPEHEQFRDSVRKFMQTEVGPNADRWREAGIVDREVYLKAGEQGLLCVFADEKYGGAGIEDLRFDQIIIEENMRYGDIGFYINLHNDLVAPYIHKLCNDEQRDRFMPGIVSGETILAVAMTEPSTGSDLAGMKTRAVESGDHWVLNGAKTYISNGILGDLIVVAARTDPDKPHGISLFLVERGMEGFERGRKLDKMGLKSQDTAELFFNDVKVPKANLIGEAGQGFKYLARMLAQERLIAAIGFMATAQTAFDLTLEYVKERRAFGKPIGAFQNTRFKMAQMRAELDMAQTYVDQCVMLLNDKKLTAEDASAAKLLTSELEGRVMDSCLQLHGGAGYMEEYRISRMYTDARISRIFAGTSEIMLEIIGRGIGLDERKMN, from the coding sequence ATGCAGCGTACGATCTTCGAACCCGAGCACGAGCAGTTTCGCGACAGCGTTCGCAAGTTCATGCAAACGGAAGTCGGACCCAATGCAGACCGCTGGCGCGAGGCCGGCATCGTCGACCGCGAAGTCTATCTCAAGGCTGGCGAGCAGGGCTTGCTATGCGTGTTCGCGGACGAGAAATACGGCGGTGCGGGGATCGAGGATCTGCGCTTCGACCAGATCATAATCGAAGAAAACATGCGCTACGGCGACATCGGGTTCTATATCAACCTGCACAACGATCTGGTCGCGCCCTACATCCATAAGCTCTGCAACGACGAACAGCGGGACCGGTTCATGCCCGGAATCGTGTCGGGCGAGACGATCCTGGCGGTAGCCATGACCGAACCTTCGACCGGCAGCGATCTTGCGGGCATGAAGACCCGTGCGGTCGAGAGCGGCGATCACTGGGTATTGAACGGGGCCAAGACCTATATTTCCAACGGCATCCTCGGCGATCTGATCGTCGTGGCGGCGCGCACCGATCCTGACAAGCCGCACGGCATTAGCCTGTTCCTTGTCGAACGGGGGATGGAAGGGTTCGAACGGGGCCGCAAACTCGACAAGATGGGGCTGAAGTCGCAGGATACGGCAGAGCTGTTCTTCAACGATGTGAAGGTGCCCAAGGCAAACCTGATCGGCGAGGCCGGGCAGGGTTTCAAATATCTTGCCCGGATGCTGGCGCAGGAACGACTGATCGCGGCCATCGGCTTCATGGCGACCGCGCAGACGGCGTTTGATCTTACGCTCGAATATGTGAAGGAACGGCGCGCGTTCGGGAAGCCCATCGGGGCGTTCCAGAATACGCGGTTCAAGATGGCCCAGATGCGTGCCGAACTCGACATGGCGCAGACGTATGTCGACCAATGCGTCATGTTGCTCAATGACAAGAAGCTGACCGCAGAAGATGCCTCGGCCGCGAAGCTTCTGACGAGCGAGCTGGAAGGGCGGGTCATGGACAGCTGCTTGCAATTGCATGGCGGCGCCGGGTACATGGAAGAATATCGCATCAGCCGCATGTACACCGATGCCCGCATCAGCCGCATTTTCGCGGGCACGAGCGAGATTATGCTGGAAATCATCGGTCGAGGTATCGGCCTGGACGAACGTAAGATGAACTGA
- a CDS encoding CaiB/BaiF CoA transferase family protein: MHGLGIRAGGNQNLTVLRAGHAPIIIPRNTRDPMPHGPLAGIRIVEMDAIGPVPLCGMILSGLGAEVVRVTRPGGHSAWGDIGDAVVLRGRTQVQLDLKSAEGKQALLDLAAHADALIEGARPGVMERLGLGPDNCLARNPRLVFGRMTGWGQEGSLSKAAGHDINYIAMTGALHAIGKKGEPPTVPLNLVGDYAGGTMFLALGIVSAVLSARQTGRGQVVDAAMVDGVANLLGLYHAFVANGLWQDEPECNLFDGGAPFYKCYLCNCGGSVAVGALEPQFFAALLDGLNVPQDRYDQNDRSQWPAMHAEFERIFASASRDDWEQRFAGTDACVSAVLSIAEATRHPVNAERSVFIDHNGVMQAAPAPRFSATPGQVTPNRSATVEDIVGAWSKAG; the protein is encoded by the coding sequence GTGCATGGCCTCGGGATTAGGGCCGGAGGCAACCAAAACCTGACGGTATTGCGCGCTGGCCATGCGCCGATCATCATACCTAGGAATACGAGGGACCCCATGCCGCACGGACCGTTAGCCGGTATTCGGATAGTCGAAATGGACGCGATCGGACCTGTGCCGCTGTGCGGTATGATCCTCTCGGGCCTCGGCGCCGAAGTTGTGCGCGTCACCCGGCCGGGCGGGCATTCGGCGTGGGGCGATATCGGTGATGCGGTGGTCTTGCGCGGCCGGACGCAGGTACAGCTGGACCTGAAGTCCGCTGAGGGAAAGCAGGCGCTTCTTGATCTCGCCGCTCATGCCGATGCCCTTATCGAAGGCGCGCGTCCCGGCGTGATGGAGCGCTTGGGGCTTGGGCCAGACAATTGCCTCGCGCGCAATCCGCGTCTTGTCTTCGGACGCATGACGGGTTGGGGGCAGGAAGGCAGCCTTAGCAAGGCCGCGGGCCATGACATCAACTATATCGCGATGACAGGCGCCTTGCATGCCATCGGGAAAAAGGGTGAACCGCCGACAGTGCCGCTCAACCTTGTGGGCGATTATGCCGGGGGCACGATGTTCCTGGCGCTGGGGATTGTTTCCGCAGTCCTGTCCGCGCGCCAGACCGGTCGGGGCCAGGTCGTCGATGCCGCCATGGTCGATGGAGTCGCGAACCTGCTGGGTCTGTATCACGCCTTCGTTGCCAACGGGCTTTGGCAGGACGAACCCGAATGCAACCTCTTCGACGGGGGTGCGCCGTTCTATAAATGCTACCTGTGCAATTGTGGCGGATCCGTCGCGGTCGGCGCGTTGGAGCCGCAATTCTTCGCTGCGCTGCTGGACGGGCTGAATGTGCCGCAGGACCGGTATGACCAGAACGACCGGTCGCAGTGGCCCGCCATGCACGCAGAGTTCGAGCGTATCTTCGCATCGGCATCGCGCGACGATTGGGAACAGCGATTCGCGGGCACCGACGCCTGCGTTTCAGCGGTCCTTTCCATTGCAGAAGCAACCCGGCACCCGGTCAACGCGGAACGCAGCGTGTTCATCGATCATAATGGCGTGATGCAAGCCGCACCCGCGCCTCGCTTCTCGGCGACGCCCGGGCAGGTGACTCCCAACCGGTCGGCCACCGTCGAAGACATCGTCGGTGCTTGGTCTAAAGCCGGATGA
- a CDS encoding acetyl-CoA C-acetyltransferase yields MRDVFIYDHVRTPRGRGRADGSLHEIPAIELVTQLLQEIRDRNGLNTALLDDVVIGCAQPVGEQGGVLARGAVVNAGYAHSVGGQQLHRFCASGLEAVNNVAAQVASGMASAGIGGGVESMSRVIMGYDSGAWVADPAVALQNYYAPQGLGADMIATLEGYSREDVDSYAVESQRRAAKSWDEGNFDRSIVPVKDVMGEVVLDNDEYRRPATTMESLAGLKAAFPPFAKMGFGRVAKERYPEIEEINHVHTGGNSSGIVDGSGIVMLGNAEFGKAAGLKPRARIKGWASIGSDPTIMLTAPADVARKALKNVGMEKGDIDLYELNEAFASVVLRFMDHLDVDHAITNVAGGAIALGHPLGATGAMILGTVLDELERRDLNTAMTLLCAGNGLGTATIIERV; encoded by the coding sequence ATGCGTGATGTATTTATCTATGACCACGTTCGGACACCGCGCGGGCGCGGTCGGGCGGATGGCTCACTTCATGAAATTCCCGCCATCGAACTGGTTACCCAGTTGCTGCAGGAAATCCGCGATCGCAATGGCCTTAATACCGCCCTGCTGGACGATGTGGTGATCGGCTGCGCGCAGCCCGTGGGCGAGCAGGGCGGCGTGCTCGCCCGCGGCGCGGTGGTGAACGCGGGCTATGCCCACAGCGTTGGCGGCCAGCAATTGCACCGCTTTTGCGCGTCCGGGCTTGAGGCCGTGAACAATGTCGCTGCGCAGGTCGCCAGCGGCATGGCCAGCGCAGGCATCGGTGGCGGCGTCGAAAGCATGAGCCGTGTAATCATGGGTTATGACAGCGGTGCATGGGTCGCGGATCCCGCCGTCGCGCTGCAAAACTACTATGCCCCGCAAGGCCTTGGCGCAGACATGATCGCTACCCTCGAAGGTTACAGCCGCGAAGATGTCGACAGCTATGCGGTGGAAAGCCAGCGCCGCGCCGCTAAGTCATGGGACGAAGGCAACTTCGACCGCTCGATCGTGCCCGTAAAGGACGTGATGGGCGAAGTCGTACTGGATAATGACGAATATCGGCGGCCGGCGACGACCATGGAATCGCTCGCGGGGCTGAAGGCTGCCTTCCCGCCCTTTGCCAAGATGGGCTTCGGCCGCGTCGCCAAGGAACGCTATCCCGAGATCGAGGAAATCAACCACGTCCATACCGGGGGCAATTCCAGCGGTATCGTCGATGGTTCGGGCATCGTGATGCTGGGCAATGCCGAGTTCGGTAAGGCCGCCGGCCTCAAGCCGCGCGCCCGCATCAAGGGCTGGGCCTCGATCGGTTCGGACCCGACAATCATGCTGACCGCGCCTGCCGATGTCGCGCGCAAGGCGTTGAAGAACGTGGGCATGGAAAAGGGCGATATCGACCTCTACGAATTGAACGAGGCGTTCGCGAGCGTTGTCTTGCGCTTCATGGATCATCTGGACGTCGATCACGCGATCACCAATGTGGCAGGCGGCGCGATTGCCCTTGGCCATCCGCTTGGCGCGACGGGAGCCATGATCCTGGGGACCGTGCTCGACGAGCTGGAACGCCGCGACCTCAATACCGCCATGACCCTGCTGTGCGCCGGTAACGGCCTCGGCACCGCCACCATTATCGAACGGGTGTGA
- a CDS encoding NADP-dependent oxidoreductase, whose translation MGTQNVEMNRRVTLVSRPAGIAQAANFAIDRIAVPPLGEGELRIANRFLSVDPAMRGWIADAGNYSDPVPIGGVMRSLAVGEITESRHPDWREGQIVLGWFGWQEIATVGPDAIVCEVSQPDLSPSLALGVLGINGVTALLALTMVGEPKAGDTLVVSTAGGSVGSAVGQIGSMLGCRTVGIAGGPTKVHRCVEYFGFDAAIDYKAEGLDEALVKACPDGVDIYFDNTSGAVSDAVLPQLAMHARVVNCGTAAIDRWDPWPSGPRVERHLLVKRARMQGFVVFDHFDRWEESVATLAQWVREGKLRYSEEMLDGLEMCPDALAGLYRGENAGKRVIRL comes from the coding sequence ATGGGGACGCAAAATGTCGAAATGAACCGCAGGGTCACACTCGTATCGAGACCGGCTGGCATAGCGCAGGCCGCCAATTTTGCGATCGATCGGATTGCGGTTCCGCCTTTGGGCGAAGGTGAACTTCGTATCGCCAATCGCTTCTTGTCGGTTGACCCTGCGATGCGTGGCTGGATAGCAGACGCTGGCAATTATTCGGATCCCGTACCGATTGGCGGTGTAATGCGTTCGCTGGCGGTGGGCGAAATCACGGAAAGTCGCCATCCTGACTGGCGCGAGGGCCAGATCGTCCTCGGCTGGTTCGGCTGGCAGGAAATCGCAACAGTCGGGCCCGATGCAATCGTGTGCGAGGTTTCACAGCCCGACCTGTCCCCTTCGCTGGCGCTTGGCGTGCTGGGCATCAACGGCGTCACGGCCCTGCTTGCCCTGACGATGGTGGGAGAACCGAAAGCGGGCGATACGCTGGTCGTGTCGACAGCGGGCGGGTCCGTAGGGTCAGCCGTGGGACAGATCGGCAGCATGCTGGGGTGCCGCACCGTTGGCATTGCAGGTGGACCCACCAAGGTACACCGGTGCGTCGAATATTTCGGCTTCGATGCGGCAATCGACTATAAGGCCGAAGGACTGGACGAGGCGCTGGTAAAGGCGTGTCCGGATGGCGTCGATATATATTTCGACAATACGTCGGGTGCGGTCAGCGATGCGGTCTTGCCGCAACTGGCCATGCATGCGCGTGTGGTCAATTGCGGTACCGCCGCCATAGATCGCTGGGACCCGTGGCCGTCCGGACCGCGCGTGGAGCGGCACCTCCTTGTGAAGCGCGCCCGAATGCAGGGGTTTGTCGTGTTCGACCATTTCGACCGCTGGGAAGAATCCGTCGCGACGCTGGCGCAATGGGTGCGGGAAGGAAAGCTGCGCTACAGTGAAGAGATGCTGGACGGCCTTGAGATGTGCCCCGATGCCCTTGCCGGGCTCTACCGCGGCGAGAACGCGGGAAAGCGCGTCATCCGGCTTTAG
- a CDS encoding MFS transporter has protein sequence MAKTPREIVDEGRLSGWQIAALGMTILLNALDGFDVMSISFAAPGIAEEWQVPQDVLGWVLSMELIGMAVGSILLGGMADRFGRRPTILGCLTVMGAGMLLVPTATGVAQLSLWRLLTGLGIGGMLAALNATVAEFSNARYRSLVLPLMVTGYPLGAFLGGMMAANVLDARDWRGVFYLGAGLTIAAIPLTFFLIPETPDWLVDCRPVNALQRINATLRRFRLPEAIELPEPSADPRRSSIADILRPPLLSRTLLLTLAYLTHVTAYYYFVKWIPKLVVDMGFDASAGGGVLTKAMLGGAIGGGLLGLVALRIGIKKATVIALTGAFVMLNIFGQAPEDIAMLGWIAGVTAFFSNAAAVGFYALLAMAFPPHVRATGTGFGIGFGRAGAAMGPALAGILFARGLDVGAVSLIISIGSAVSIGAILLVRLTAEPRVTTDRHGA, from the coding sequence ATGGCGAAAACGCCGCGCGAGATCGTAGACGAGGGCAGGCTGAGCGGCTGGCAGATCGCCGCGCTGGGCATGACGATATTGCTGAACGCGCTCGACGGCTTCGATGTCATGTCGATCAGCTTTGCGGCGCCGGGTATTGCTGAGGAGTGGCAGGTTCCGCAGGATGTGCTGGGTTGGGTTCTGTCGATGGAACTTATCGGCATGGCGGTGGGATCGATCCTGCTTGGCGGCATGGCCGACAGATTCGGACGGCGTCCCACGATCTTAGGCTGTCTGACGGTGATGGGGGCGGGCATGCTTCTGGTCCCCACCGCAACGGGCGTCGCGCAATTGTCGCTGTGGCGCCTGCTGACCGGTCTGGGCATCGGCGGCATGCTGGCTGCCCTGAATGCCACGGTCGCCGAATTTTCCAACGCTCGCTATCGCAGCCTTGTCCTGCCGCTGATGGTAACAGGCTATCCGCTGGGTGCATTCCTTGGCGGGATGATGGCGGCAAATGTTCTTGATGCCCGTGACTGGCGCGGCGTTTTCTATCTGGGGGCAGGGCTGACCATCGCGGCCATACCGCTGACTTTCTTCCTGATCCCGGAAACACCCGACTGGCTGGTCGATTGCCGCCCCGTCAATGCCCTGCAACGGATCAACGCGACCCTTCGGCGCTTTCGCCTGCCCGAAGCGATCGAACTGCCCGAACCGTCCGCTGACCCAAGAAGGTCGTCGATAGCCGATATTCTAAGGCCGCCGTTACTGTCGCGCACCTTGCTGCTGACACTCGCCTATCTGACCCATGTCACGGCCTATTATTATTTCGTGAAATGGATACCCAAGCTGGTGGTGGACATGGGTTTCGATGCCAGTGCGGGTGGCGGCGTGCTGACCAAGGCCATGCTGGGCGGCGCGATCGGCGGCGGTCTGCTGGGCTTGGTTGCGCTCAGGATCGGGATCAAGAAGGCCACGGTGATCGCCCTTACCGGCGCCTTTGTCATGCTCAACATATTCGGACAAGCGCCCGAGGATATCGCCATGCTGGGCTGGATCGCGGGCGTTACCGCGTTTTTTTCGAACGCCGCGGCGGTCGGGTTCTATGCCTTGCTGGCGATGGCCTTTCCGCCGCATGTGCGGGCAACCGGCACCGGGTTCGGAATCGGCTTTGGCAGGGCAGGGGCGGCCATGGGGCCAGCCCTTGCCGGGATATTGTTCGCCCGCGGTCTCGATGTCGGGGCGGTATCGCTGATCATCTCGATCGGTTCGGCGGTATCGATCGGTGCGATTCTGCTGGTGCGTCTTACCGCCGAACCGCGTGTGACGACAGATCGCCACGGCGCGTAG
- a CDS encoding phosphotransferase family protein, translated as MTPSQVRERLRDWLEANVDGWRNVRIEPLEVTTGSGFSAQIFFVDVEYTSPNGPQSKTLVVRRQPQDHEVVFGSSLELQGQMIAALDALGSIPVPEWIGMELDPAVLEMPFIVMGRVDGHAATQNPNYNKAGWLCEMSPDQRAATWRNAVEAFAGMAQIDWQDDGFGFMTRADWGTPGLDQYLGYIEAWYNACRKNRDMPYVDAAIDYIRKHQPTDTPVNVLWGDSTPSNVMFAQDGRVNALIDWELAALGPAELDLAWWLYFDDLFSRRFGVERLEGLPTRDETVAIWEAATGRKALHLKYYDVVVALRMALVVVGAFDRQVAMDNIPSTNKSLNANFMTLYLAERLGMDLPELGPDFYAFMSNMTPVDQKQET; from the coding sequence ATGACGCCGTCGCAAGTTCGGGAACGGTTGCGTGACTGGCTTGAGGCCAATGTCGATGGCTGGCGCAACGTGCGGATCGAACCGCTGGAAGTAACCACCGGATCGGGTTTTTCCGCCCAGATCTTCTTTGTCGATGTCGAATACACCAGCCCGAATGGGCCGCAATCGAAGACTCTGGTGGTTCGCCGTCAGCCCCAAGATCACGAAGTCGTGTTCGGCTCCAGTCTGGAGTTGCAGGGGCAGATGATCGCGGCGCTCGACGCGTTGGGGTCGATCCCGGTTCCGGAATGGATCGGGATGGAACTGGACCCCGCGGTGCTGGAAATGCCGTTTATCGTCATGGGAAGGGTAGACGGCCACGCAGCGACTCAGAATCCCAACTATAACAAGGCGGGCTGGCTGTGCGAGATGTCGCCCGACCAGCGCGCCGCAACATGGCGCAATGCGGTCGAGGCCTTTGCCGGGATGGCGCAGATCGACTGGCAGGACGATGGCTTTGGTTTCATGACGCGTGCCGATTGGGGCACCCCGGGGCTGGACCAGTATCTCGGCTATATCGAAGCCTGGTACAATGCGTGCCGCAAGAACCGCGATATGCCCTATGTTGATGCCGCCATCGACTATATCCGCAAGCATCAGCCGACGGATACGCCCGTGAACGTGCTGTGGGGCGACAGCACGCCATCGAACGTGATGTTTGCGCAGGACGGCCGCGTCAACGCCTTGATCGACTGGGAACTGGCCGCGCTTGGACCGGCGGAACTCGATCTTGCGTGGTGGCTGTATTTCGACGATCTGTTTAGCCGCCGCTTTGGTGTCGAACGGCTGGAAGGGCTTCCCACGCGGGATGAAACCGTGGCGATCTGGGAAGCGGCCACCGGACGCAAGGCGCTCCATTTAAAATATTACGATGTCGTGGTGGCCCTGCGCATGGCGCTGGTCGTGGTGGGGGCGTTCGACAGGCAGGTCGCGATGGACAATATCCCGTCAACGAACAAATCGTTGAATGCGAACTTCATGACACTGTATCTCGCAGAGCGCCTGGGGATGGACCTGCCGGAACTTGGACCGGATTTCTATGCCTTCATGAGCAATATGACCCCCGTCGACCAGAAACAGGAAACCTAG
- a CDS encoding MaoC/PaaZ C-terminal domain-containing protein, whose protein sequence is MTAPLDTEKLLSYSIPQTHDDYDPRDAIIYALGVGAGLTSEIDETSLIFERGLQVLPTMALVLGTPGFWAMDPATGLDWLSILHGEQRLKIHAPLETAGTLIGTTKVTDIADKGPGKPALIRAKKEVRTLSGLLVAETSEIWFIQGAGGFGGERSLPAEPQFPIPDRDPDLEVVLPTCLAQAAIYRLSGDRNPLHIDPETAASVGFDRPILHGLGTMGIVARALIHGACGGVAASLREMNVRFTAPVYPGDDIHTHIWQDGDTLHFRAFRNGTQERVIDNGFARVVHAAA, encoded by the coding sequence ATGACCGCCCCGCTCGATACCGAAAAGCTGCTCTCCTATTCCATCCCGCAAACGCATGACGACTATGATCCGCGCGACGCGATCATTTACGCTCTGGGTGTGGGAGCTGGTCTGACAAGCGAAATTGACGAGACGAGCCTGATATTCGAGCGCGGTCTGCAGGTTTTACCGACAATGGCTCTGGTACTCGGCACCCCCGGCTTCTGGGCAATGGACCCGGCCACCGGGCTGGACTGGCTCTCGATCCTGCACGGGGAACAGCGCCTCAAGATTCATGCACCCCTCGAAACCGCTGGCACACTGATCGGCACCACCAAGGTGACGGATATCGCCGACAAGGGACCGGGCAAGCCCGCACTGATCCGGGCAAAGAAGGAGGTTCGCACGCTGAGCGGGCTTCTTGTCGCCGAAACGTCCGAGATTTGGTTCATTCAGGGTGCCGGGGGCTTTGGCGGAGAGCGCAGTCTGCCTGCGGAGCCGCAATTCCCGATACCCGACCGTGATCCCGACCTTGAGGTCGTGCTGCCCACCTGCCTTGCCCAAGCGGCGATCTATCGCCTTTCGGGAGACAGAAATCCGCTGCATATCGATCCGGAAACAGCGGCGTCGGTCGGTTTCGACCGGCCCATCCTGCACGGGCTGGGCACGATGGGAATCGTCGCGCGCGCGCTAATCCATGGCGCCTGCGGCGGCGTGGCGGCAAGCCTGCGCGAAATGAACGTTCGCTTCACCGCGCCGGTATATCCGGGCGACGACATCCACACCCATATCTGGCAGGATGGCGACACACTGCATTTCCGCGCGTTCCGCAACGGAACGCAGGAACGCGTGATCGACAACGGGTTCGCGCGGGTCGTCCACGCCGCTGCGTGA
- a CDS encoding 3-hydroxyacyl-CoA dehydrogenase NAD-binding domain-containing protein, whose product MRHIKLDKGADGVAVLTLDNADESMNVVSAEWLEDMNAAIAELRDDESVTGVIIASGKKAFMAGADLKLMVAGYETMTPKDAFAFSQKATAMHRALETMGKPVACAMNGLALGGGFELALACHHRVLSDDPRAVVGLPEVNLGLLPGSGGTQRLPRLIGRKKGLDLLLSGRSVAPKEALELGLVDEIAPIDQLVDKARQWLATNPPAERIWDVKGYAIPEMRGMIVPEVAMDYSIGVAQVAGKHGYNYPAPAAILSCVFEGLQLPMDKALSVEGKYFAKLLTDPVARNIIRTTFISKQAAEKGARRPEGVPKSEVKKLGVLGAGMMGAGIALVAAKAGIDVVLIDRDTATAAKGKGYSEKVFGKAVERGKMPQDKADSALAHITPTDDFALLDGCDLVVEAVFEDMGIKAETTQKAEAVLPESAVFATNTSTLPISELAKASKRPDQYIGLHFFSPVDRMGLVEVIMGEQTSDETLAKSLDFIAQIRKTPIVVNDAQGFYTSRVFRMFIFEGAAMLEDGVEPARIENAAKAAGFPIGPLALLDEVTIDLPVKILKDAEGKDGNLYTIERGGKVLDRMLELGRGSRKAGAGFYEYAEDGSKHLWEGLGTEFPVSDDQPDQEELKKRFLYSQANETAQCLEEGVLETAQDADLGAILGWGFPLWTGGTLSYIDTIGIAEFAKEASKLAGNYGARFAPSKWLQDRAAAGTPFYPPIKAG is encoded by the coding sequence ATGCGACACATCAAGCTGGACAAGGGCGCCGACGGCGTCGCCGTTCTCACACTCGACAATGCCGATGAGAGCATGAACGTCGTTTCGGCCGAATGGCTCGAAGACATGAATGCCGCAATTGCAGAGCTGCGCGACGACGAGAGTGTTACCGGCGTCATCATCGCATCGGGCAAGAAGGCCTTCATGGCGGGCGCCGACCTAAAGCTGATGGTCGCGGGTTATGAAACCATGACGCCCAAGGATGCATTTGCGTTCAGCCAGAAGGCAACGGCAATGCACCGCGCGCTGGAAACGATGGGCAAGCCGGTCGCCTGTGCCATGAACGGCCTTGCGCTTGGCGGAGGGTTCGAACTGGCACTGGCATGCCACCACCGTGTGCTGTCGGACGATCCGCGTGCCGTCGTGGGGCTGCCAGAAGTCAATCTGGGTCTTTTGCCGGGATCGGGCGGCACGCAGCGCCTGCCGCGCCTGATTGGTCGCAAGAAGGGGCTCGACCTGCTTCTTTCCGGCCGTTCGGTCGCGCCGAAGGAAGCGCTGGAACTGGGCCTCGTCGACGAAATCGCACCTATCGACCAGCTGGTCGACAAGGCGCGTCAGTGGCTGGCCACCAATCCGCCCGCAGAGCGGATATGGGACGTCAAGGGTTACGCCATTCCCGAAATGCGCGGCATGATCGTGCCCGAAGTCGCGATGGATTATTCGATCGGCGTCGCACAGGTCGCAGGCAAGCATGGCTATAATTACCCGGCGCCCGCCGCGATCCTGTCATGCGTGTTCGAAGGCTTGCAATTGCCGATGGACAAGGCGCTTTCGGTGGAAGGCAAATATTTCGCCAAGCTGCTGACCGATCCGGTCGCGCGCAACATCATCCGCACGACCTTCATTTCCAAGCAGGCTGCCGAAAAGGGCGCGCGCCGCCCCGAAGGCGTGCCGAAGTCGGAAGTGAAGAAACTGGGCGTACTGGGCGCGGGCATGATGGGCGCAGGCATCGCGCTTGTCGCAGCAAAGGCGGGGATCGACGTGGTGTTGATCGACCGTGATACGGCCACCGCCGCAAAAGGCAAAGGCTATAGCGAGAAAGTCTTCGGCAAGGCTGTCGAGCGCGGCAAGATGCCGCAGGACAAGGCCGATTCCGCACTTGCGCATATCACCCCGACCGACGATTTCGCGCTGCTCGACGGATGCGATCTTGTGGTCGAGGCGGTGTTCGAGGATATGGGCATCAAGGCCGAAACCACGCAAAAGGCCGAAGCCGTCCTGCCCGAGAGCGCGGTCTTTGCGACCAATACCTCCACCCTGCCGATTTCGGAGCTTGCCAAGGCTTCCAAGCGGCCGGACCAATATATCGGCCTGCATTTCTTTTCGCCTGTCGATCGCATGGGACTGGTCGAAGTCATCATGGGCGAGCAGACGTCGGACGAGACGCTGGCCAAGTCGCTGGATTTCATCGCCCAGATCCGCAAGACCCCGATCGTCGTCAATGACGCGCAGGGTTTCTACACCAGTCGTGTCTTTCGCATGTTCATCTTCGAAGGCGCTGCGATGCTGGAAGACGGCGTGGAGCCCGCAAGGATCGAGAATGCCGCGAAGGCTGCCGGTTTCCCGATCGGCCCGCTCGCCCTGCTGGACGAGGTGACGATCGACCTGCCGGTCAAGATCCTCAAGGATGCGGAAGGCAAGGACGGGAACCTCTATACGATCGAGCGTGGCGGCAAGGTGCTCGACCGGATGCTCGAACTCGGTCGCGGCAGCCGCAAGGCCGGTGCCGGCTTCTACGAATATGCCGAGGATGGCAGCAAACATCTGTGGGAAGGTCTGGGCACGGAATTCCCGGTGTCCGACGATCAGCCTGATCAGGAGGAACTGAAGAAGCGCTTCCTCTACTCGCAGGCCAATGAAACCGCGCAATGCCTTGAGGAAGGCGTGCTCGAAACCGCGCAGGATGCGGATCTGGGTGCGATATTGGGCTGGGGCTTCCCGCTTTGGACCGGCGGCACGCTCAGCTATATCGACACCATCGGGATCGCAGAATTCGCAAAGGAAGCCAGCAAGCTGGCGGGCAATTACGGCGCCCGATTCGCGCCATCGAAATGGTTGCAGGACCGGGCGGCTGCAGGCACCCCCTTCTACCCACCGATCAAGGCAGGTTGA